The Thioalkalivibrio sulfidiphilus HL-EbGr7 genome includes a window with the following:
- a CDS encoding IS5-like element IS1384 family transposase: protein MKQMTFADAEYAGKRKQTRKELFLIEMDRVVPWKGLIALIEPHYPKGEGGRPAYPLMAMLRVHLLQNWFGYSDPAMEEALYETTILRQFAGLNLERIPDETTILNFRRLLEKHELAAGILAVINGYLGDRGLSLRQGTIVDATLINAPSSTKNKDGKRDPEMHQTKKGNQYYFGMKAHIGADDESGLVHSVVGTAANVADVTQVDKLLHGDENVVCADAGYTGVEKRPEHEGREVIWQVAARRSTYKKLDKRSVLYKAKRKIEKAKAQVRAKVEHPFRVIKRQFGYTKVRFRGLAKNTAQLVTLFALSNLWMARRHLLANAGEVRL, encoded by the coding sequence ATGAAGCAGATGACCTTCGCCGACGCCGAGTACGCTGGCAAGCGCAAGCAAACCCGCAAGGAGTTGTTCCTGATCGAGATGGATCGGGTGGTGCCGTGGAAGGGCTTGATTGCTTTGATCGAGCCACATTATCCGAAGGGTGAAGGTGGCCGTCCGGCCTACCCGTTGATGGCGATGCTGCGTGTGCATCTGCTGCAGAACTGGTTCGGCTACAGCGATCCAGCGATGGAGGAAGCGCTGTACGAAACCACGATCCTGCGCCAGTTTGCCGGGCTGAACCTGGAGCGCATCCCCGACGAAACCACCATTCTCAACTTCCGCCGCTTGCTGGAGAAACACGAGCTGGCGGCCGGCATCCTCGCTGTCATCAATGGCTATCTGGGCGACCGCGGCCTGTCGCTGCGCCAGGGCACCATCGTCGATGCAACGCTGATCAATGCGCCCAGTTCGACCAAGAACAAGGACGGCAAGCGCGACCCGGAAATGCACCAGACCAAGAAGGGAAACCAGTATTATTTTGGCATGAAGGCCCACATCGGCGCCGATGACGAATCGGGTCTGGTGCACAGCGTAGTGGGCACGGCGGCCAATGTGGCGGATGTCACCCAGGTGGACAAATTGCTGCATGGCGACGAAAACGTGGTCTGCGCCGATGCAGGCTACACCGGTGTCGAAAAGCGGCCCGAGCATGAAGGACGTGAAGTTATCTGGCAGGTGGCGGCACGCCGCAGCACCTACAAAAAACTCGATAAGCGCAGCGTGCTGTACAAAGCCAAGCGCAAGATTGAAAAGGCCAAGGCTCAGGTGCGCGCCAAGGTCGAGCATCCGTTCCGGGTAATCAAGCGCCAGTTCGGTTACACCAAGGTGCGCTTTCGCGGCTTGGCCAAAAACACGGCGCAACTGGTGACACTGTTCGCTCTGTCGAACCTGTGGATGGCGCGCCGACATTTACTGGCGAATGCAGGAGAGGTGCGCCTGTAA
- a CDS encoding FxsA family protein codes for MPIFPILAFLFLAVPLLEIFLFIQVGGWIGVWPTIGLVILTAIAGAFLLRWQGLATLSRVRRALDQGQIPALEMLEGVLLVFGGALLLTPGFFTDAIGFACLLPLTRHLMARWLFIKGVFVARGPRPGGPQGPAGPGESGPRPRGGRTLEGEYRKDDP; via the coding sequence ATGCCCATCTTCCCCATCCTGGCGTTCCTGTTCCTGGCCGTGCCCCTGCTGGAGATCTTCCTGTTCATCCAGGTGGGCGGCTGGATCGGGGTCTGGCCCACCATCGGGCTGGTGATCCTGACCGCCATCGCCGGCGCCTTCCTGCTGCGCTGGCAGGGGCTGGCCACCCTGAGCCGGGTGCGACGGGCCCTGGACCAGGGGCAGATCCCGGCGCTCGAAATGCTGGAGGGGGTGCTGCTGGTGTTCGGTGGCGCCCTGCTGCTCACCCCGGGTTTCTTCACCGACGCCATCGGTTTTGCCTGCCTGCTGCCGCTCACCCGCCACCTCATGGCCCGCTGGCTGTTCATCAAGGGGGTGTTCGTGGCCCGGGGTCCCCGTCCCGGCGGCCCCCAGGGACCCGCGGGGCCTGGCGAGTCCGGCCCCCGCCCGAGGGGTGGGCGGACCCTGGAGGGCGAATACAGGAAGGACGACCCCTAG
- the groES gene encoding co-chaperone GroES produces the protein MNIRPLHDRVIIKRMEEERTTAGGIVIPDSATEKPVRGEVIAVGKGKILENGEVRALDVKVGDKVLFGKYSGTEIKVDGQEVLVMREEDIMGVLEG, from the coding sequence ATGAACATCCGTCCGTTGCATGATCGCGTGATCATCAAGCGCATGGAGGAAGAGCGCACCACCGCCGGTGGTATCGTGATCCCCGATTCTGCCACCGAGAAGCCGGTCCGCGGCGAAGTCATCGCCGTCGGCAAGGGCAAGATCCTGGAGAACGGTGAGGTCCGTGCCCTGGACGTGAAGGTGGGCGACAAGGTGCTGTTCGGCAAGTACTCCGGCACCGAGATCAAGGTGGATGGCCAGGAAGTGCTCGTGATGCGCGAAGAAGACATCATGGGCGTCCTCGAGGGCTGA
- the groL gene encoding chaperonin GroEL (60 kDa chaperone family; promotes refolding of misfolded polypeptides especially under stressful conditions; forms two stacked rings of heptamers to form a barrel-shaped 14mer; ends can be capped by GroES; misfolded proteins enter the barrel where they are refolded when GroES binds) translates to MSAKEVRFSDDARSRMVRGVNVLANAVKVTLGPKGRNVVLEKSFGAPTVTKDGVSVAKEIELEDKFENMGAQMVKEVSSQTSDIAGDGTTTATVLAQAIVREGMKSVTAGMNPMDLKRGIDKAVIAAVEELKKLSKPCTDSKAIAQVGTISANSDESIGQIIADAMAKVGKEGVITVEEGSSLENELDVVEGMQFDRGYLSPYFVNNQQNMSAELDDCFVLLYDKKISNIRDLLPVLEGVAKAGKPLLIIAEDIEGEALATLVVNTIRGIVKVAAVKAPGFGDRRKAMLQDIAILTGGQVISEEVGLSLEKASLDDLGQAKRIVVTKENSTIIDGAGKPDEIKGRVEQIRAQIEDATSDYDKEKLQERVAKLAGGVAVIKVGAATEVEMKEKKARVEDALHATRAAVEEGVVPGGGVALVRALQALKSLKGANHDQDIGIAIARRAMEEPLRQIVSNCGEEPSVVLNNVVEGKGNYGYNAATGEYGDMIEMGILDPTKVTRSALQNAASVSGLIITTEAMVAELPKKGDSAPAGGGMGDMGGMGMM, encoded by the coding sequence ATGAGCGCGAAAGAAGTCCGCTTCAGTGATGACGCCCGTTCCCGCATGGTCCGTGGCGTGAACGTCCTGGCCAATGCCGTGAAGGTCACCCTGGGTCCCAAGGGCCGCAATGTGGTGCTGGAGAAGTCCTTCGGCGCCCCCACCGTGACCAAGGACGGCGTGTCCGTGGCCAAGGAGATCGAACTGGAAGACAAGTTCGAGAACATGGGTGCCCAGATGGTGAAGGAAGTCTCCTCCCAGACCTCCGACATCGCCGGTGACGGCACCACCACCGCCACCGTGCTGGCCCAGGCCATCGTGCGCGAGGGCATGAAGTCCGTGACCGCCGGCATGAACCCCATGGACCTCAAGCGCGGCATCGACAAGGCCGTGATCGCCGCCGTGGAAGAGCTGAAGAAGCTGTCCAAGCCCTGCACCGACAGCAAGGCCATTGCCCAGGTGGGCACCATCTCCGCCAACTCCGACGAGTCCATCGGCCAGATCATCGCCGATGCCATGGCGAAGGTGGGCAAGGAAGGCGTGATCACCGTGGAGGAAGGTTCCTCCCTGGAGAACGAGCTGGACGTGGTGGAAGGCATGCAGTTCGACCGCGGCTACCTGTCCCCCTACTTCGTCAACAACCAGCAGAACATGAGCGCCGAGCTGGATGACTGCTTCGTGCTGCTCTACGACAAGAAGATCTCCAACATCCGCGACCTGCTGCCCGTGCTGGAAGGCGTCGCCAAGGCCGGCAAGCCCCTGCTGATCATCGCCGAGGACATCGAGGGCGAGGCCCTGGCCACCCTGGTGGTGAACACCATCCGCGGCATCGTGAAGGTGGCCGCCGTGAAGGCCCCGGGCTTCGGTGACCGTCGCAAGGCCATGCTGCAGGATATCGCCATCCTGACCGGCGGCCAGGTGATCTCCGAAGAGGTCGGCCTGTCCCTGGAGAAGGCCAGCCTCGACGACCTGGGCCAGGCCAAGCGCATCGTGGTGACCAAGGAAAACAGCACCATCATCGACGGCGCCGGCAAGCCCGACGAGATCAAGGGTCGTGTGGAGCAGATCCGTGCCCAGATCGAGGACGCCACCTCTGATTACGACAAGGAGAAGCTCCAGGAGCGCGTGGCCAAGCTGGCCGGCGGCGTGGCCGTGATCAAGGTCGGTGCCGCCACTGAGGTGGAAATGAAGGAGAAGAAGGCCCGCGTGGAAGACGCCCTGCACGCCACCCGCGCTGCGGTGGAAGAAGGCGTGGTGCCCGGCGGCGGTGTCGCCCTGGTGCGTGCCCTGCAGGCCCTCAAGAGCCTCAAGGGTGCCAACCACGACCAGGACATCGGCATCGCCATCGCCCGTCGCGCAATGGAAGAGCCCCTGCGTCAGATCGTGTCCAACTGCGGCGAAGAGCCCTCCGTGGTGCTGAACAACGTGGTGGAAGGCAAGGGTAACTACGGTTACAACGCCGCCACCGGCGAGTACGGCGACATGATCGAAATGGGTATCCTGGATCCCACCAAGGTCACCCGCAGCGCCCTGCAGAACGCCGCTTCCGTGTCCGGTTTGATCATCACCACCGAGGCGATGGTCGCCGAGCTGCCGAAGAAGGGCGACTCCGCCCCCGCCGGCGGCGGCATGGGCGACATGGGCGGCATGGGCATGATGTAA
- a CDS encoding c-type cytochrome codes for MAIALALAGCGQGVPQNEAQVRQPDTGRWYTEAQVQAGARVFAANCAVCHGDRAQAEDTWRQRLPDGKFPPPPLNGTAHAWHHPLFELREIIKYGSDPALGNMPAWGHILSDAEIDAAIAWFQSLWPHEVYEAWREIDARRQDERHHRR; via the coding sequence ATGGCGATAGCCTTGGCGCTGGCGGGCTGCGGGCAGGGGGTGCCGCAGAACGAGGCCCAGGTGCGCCAGCCGGATACCGGGCGCTGGTACACGGAGGCCCAGGTGCAGGCCGGCGCGCGGGTGTTCGCGGCCAACTGTGCCGTGTGCCACGGCGACCGGGCCCAGGCGGAGGACACCTGGCGCCAGCGCCTGCCCGACGGCAAGTTTCCGCCCCCGCCGCTCAACGGCACCGCCCATGCCTGGCACCATCCCCTGTTCGAATTGCGCGAGATCATCAAATACGGCTCCGACCCGGCCCTTGGCAACATGCCCGCCTGGGGACACATCCTCTCCGATGCGGAGATCGACGCCGCCATCGCCTGGTTCCAGTCCCTCTGGCCCCACGAGGTCTACGAGGCCTGGCGCGAGATCGACGCCCGCCGCCAGGACGAGCGGCATCATCGGCGGTAA
- a CDS encoding heavy metal translocating P-type ATPase, translating into MDTSVSGKTSTEHLDLAVGGMSCASCVGRVEDAILKVPGVTGVNVNLATGRASVDLKDGDPMAVVGAVEAAGYETVAEETTLRVEGMSCASCVGRVEQALKDLPGVLEASVNLATETARVRHLPDLADAQALVRAVAQAGYGASLPEPGVDRADREREARAAEMRSLRRSLTWAAAFTLPIFILDMGGHLIPPFHHAVHGAIGTQNLYVLFFVLASLVQFGPGLRFYQKGWPALMRGAPDMNSLVMLGTSAAYGYSVVATFLPGLLPAETVHVYFEASTVIITLILLGRFLEARAKGATSEAIRTLMGLRPRTARVLRDGQSVEIDVDQVAVGDRVLVRPGERLPVDGEVVDGDSWVDESMITGEPVPVHKAAGARVVGGTVNGQGSLTVRATQVGADTVLAQIIRMVEAAQGSKLPIQALVDQVTRYFVPVVIGIALLTFVVWILFGPAPALTLALVNAVAVLIIACPCAMGLATPTSIMVGTGKGAEMGVLFRGGDALQALRDTDVVALDKTGTLTRGRPELTDLVVAEGASEDALLAMAAVLERHSEHPVAQAIVRAAQARGLGLGEASGFRAVAGMGATGIVDGRAVLVGADRYMKAQGIHIEAFAHKASGLADAGRTPLYLAVDGQAMALLGVSDPVKEGAKDTVARLRALGLQVAMITGDNRRTAEAIARELGIEQVVAEVLPEGKVEAVKSLQQGGRKVAFVGDGINDAPALAQAEVGIAIGSGTDVAMESADVVLMSDNLNNVPNAIALSRATIRNIKQNLFWAFVYNATLLPVAAGVLYPFVGLLLSPVFAAFAMAFSSVSVLTNALRLKRFRVPRVT; encoded by the coding sequence ATGGACACATCCGTTTCCGGCAAGACATCGACCGAACACCTGGATCTCGCCGTGGGCGGGATGAGCTGCGCCTCCTGCGTGGGCAGGGTGGAGGATGCCATCCTCAAGGTGCCCGGGGTCACCGGGGTGAACGTGAATCTCGCCACCGGCCGGGCCAGCGTGGATCTCAAGGACGGCGATCCCATGGCGGTGGTGGGCGCCGTGGAGGCGGCCGGTTACGAGACCGTGGCCGAGGAGACCACCCTGCGGGTGGAGGGTATGAGCTGCGCCTCCTGCGTCGGGCGGGTGGAGCAGGCGCTGAAGGACCTTCCGGGGGTGCTGGAGGCCTCGGTGAACCTGGCCACCGAGACCGCCCGGGTGCGTCACCTGCCGGACCTGGCGGATGCACAGGCACTGGTGCGCGCCGTGGCGCAGGCCGGCTACGGCGCCTCCCTGCCCGAGCCCGGTGTGGACCGGGCCGACCGGGAGCGCGAGGCACGGGCCGCGGAGATGCGCAGTCTCAGGCGCAGCCTGACCTGGGCCGCCGCCTTCACCCTGCCCATCTTCATTCTGGACATGGGCGGGCACCTGATCCCGCCCTTCCACCACGCGGTGCACGGCGCCATCGGCACCCAGAACCTCTACGTGCTGTTCTTCGTGCTGGCGAGCCTGGTGCAGTTCGGGCCGGGCCTGCGCTTCTACCAGAAGGGCTGGCCGGCGCTCATGCGCGGCGCGCCGGACATGAACTCCCTGGTGATGCTCGGCACCTCCGCCGCCTACGGCTATTCGGTGGTCGCCACCTTCCTGCCTGGACTGTTGCCGGCCGAGACGGTGCATGTCTACTTCGAGGCCTCCACGGTGATCATCACCCTGATCCTGCTGGGCCGGTTCCTGGAGGCCCGCGCCAAGGGCGCCACCTCCGAGGCCATCCGCACCCTCATGGGGCTGCGGCCGCGCACCGCCCGGGTGCTGCGGGACGGGCAGAGCGTGGAGATCGACGTGGACCAGGTGGCCGTGGGCGACCGGGTGCTGGTGCGCCCCGGCGAGCGCCTGCCCGTGGACGGCGAGGTGGTCGATGGCGACTCCTGGGTGGACGAGTCCATGATCACCGGCGAACCGGTGCCGGTGCACAAGGCAGCCGGTGCGCGCGTGGTGGGTGGTACGGTCAACGGTCAGGGCAGTCTCACGGTGCGCGCCACCCAGGTGGGCGCCGACACGGTGCTGGCCCAGATCATCCGCATGGTGGAGGCGGCCCAGGGCTCCAAGCTGCCCATCCAGGCCCTGGTGGATCAGGTGACCCGCTACTTCGTGCCGGTGGTGATTGGCATCGCGCTGCTGACCTTCGTGGTCTGGATCCTGTTCGGCCCCGCGCCGGCCCTGACGCTTGCCCTGGTCAATGCGGTGGCGGTGCTGATCATCGCCTGTCCCTGCGCCATGGGTCTGGCCACGCCCACCTCCATCATGGTGGGCACCGGCAAGGGGGCCGAGATGGGCGTGCTGTTCCGGGGCGGCGATGCGCTGCAGGCCCTGCGGGACACGGACGTGGTGGCCCTGGACAAGACCGGCACCCTGACCCGGGGGCGTCCGGAGTTGACCGATCTCGTCGTGGCCGAGGGGGCCTCGGAGGATGCGTTGCTGGCGATGGCCGCCGTGCTCGAACGCCATTCGGAACATCCCGTTGCTCAGGCCATCGTTCGAGCTGCGCAGGCGCGTGGTCTGGGACTCGGCGAGGCCAGTGGTTTTCGCGCCGTGGCCGGCATGGGCGCGACGGGCATAGTGGACGGCCGGGCGGTGCTCGTCGGTGCCGATCGTTACATGAAGGCGCAAGGCATCCACATCGAGGCATTTGCCCACAAGGCCAGCGGCCTGGCCGATGCCGGGCGCACACCGCTTTACCTGGCGGTGGACGGGCAGGCCATGGCGCTGCTCGGGGTGTCGGACCCGGTGAAGGAGGGTGCCAAAGACACCGTGGCGCGACTGCGGGCACTGGGCCTGCAGGTGGCAATGATCACCGGCGACAACCGTCGCACCGCCGAGGCCATCGCCCGGGAACTGGGCATCGAACAGGTGGTGGCCGAGGTGCTGCCCGAGGGCAAGGTGGAGGCGGTAAAGTCGCTGCAGCAGGGCGGCAGGAAGGTGGCCTTCGTAGGCGACGGCATCAACGACGCGCCCGCCCTCGCCCAGGCGGAGGTGGGCATCGCCATCGGCTCCGGCACCGACGTGGCCATGGAGAGCGCCGATGTGGTGCTCATGTCCGACAATCTCAACAACGTGCCCAACGCCATCGCCCTGTCCCGGGCGACCATCCGCAACATCAAGCAGAACCTGTTCTGGGCCTTCGTCTACAACGCCACCCTGCTGCCGGTGGCGGCGGGGGTGCTGTACCCCTTCGTCGGCCTGCTGCTGTCACCGGTGTTCGCTGCCTTCGCCATGGCGTTTTCCAGCGTCAGCGTGCTCACCAATGCGCTCAGACTGAAGCGGTTTCGAGTGCCTCGAGTAACGTGA
- the cueR gene encoding Cu(I)-responsive transcriptional regulator, which yields MNIGEAASASGVSAKMIRYYEQIGLLPEAKRGANGYRYYADTDVHMLRFIRRARDLGFSLEQVEHLVALWRDQHRASAEVRAIAQEHLRELEEKIADLESMRRTLQHLIQECQGDQRAACPILDDLAGASGR from the coding sequence ATGAACATCGGTGAAGCGGCCAGCGCATCCGGGGTGTCGGCGAAGATGATCCGCTACTACGAGCAGATCGGGCTGTTGCCCGAGGCCAAGCGCGGTGCCAACGGTTACCGGTATTACGCCGACACGGATGTGCACATGCTGCGCTTCATCCGCCGTGCCCGGGACCTGGGGTTTTCGCTGGAACAGGTGGAACACCTGGTGGCACTGTGGCGGGACCAGCATCGGGCCAGTGCGGAGGTGAGGGCGATTGCGCAGGAACACCTGCGCGAACTGGAAGAGAAGATCGCCGACCTGGAATCCATGCGCCGCACCCTGCAGCACCTGATCCAAGAATGCCAAGGCGACCAGCGGGCGGCCTGCCCGATCCTGGATGACCTGGCGGGGGCATCCGGCAGGTAG
- a CDS encoding energy transducer TonB, translating into MRPFLFALLISVLVHLVLLWGDWAMPVLQRDVSLPGSRPLDVALMPARPTQPEPEPLSSAEPEPEPEPEPEPEPEPEPEPEPEPEPEPEPEPEPEPEPEPEPEPEPEPEPEPEPEPEPEPEPEPEPEPEPEPAVEQVPEPREDPAPATPRESVPVERSEPDAERQRPEAVMPPAEPVTPQDAPSETLDADLMADYQDRLRAAIEREKRYPRLAVRQQLQGIALVGFRVLGDGRIEAIRLMESSGHNLLDEAALAAVRQVGRAQPLPAGAGPFRDFEIALEFKLF; encoded by the coding sequence ATGCGTCCCTTCCTGTTTGCCCTGCTGATCTCCGTCCTGGTGCACCTGGTGCTCCTGTGGGGCGACTGGGCCATGCCGGTGTTGCAGCGGGATGTGTCCTTGCCCGGCAGCCGTCCACTGGATGTGGCGCTGATGCCAGCCAGGCCCACGCAGCCGGAACCGGAGCCGCTATCCTCCGCCGAACCCGAACCCGAACCCGAACCCGAACCCGAACCCGAACCCGAACCCGAACCCGAACCCGAACCCGAACCCGAACCCGAACCCGAACCCGAACCCGAACCCGAACCCGAACCCGAACCGGAGCCCGAACCGGAGCCCGAACCCGAACCCGAACCCGAACCGGAGCCCGAACCGGAGCCCGAACCGGAGCCCGAACCGGAGCCCGAACCGGAGCCTGCCGTGGAACAGGTTCCCGAGCCGCGGGAGGACCCGGCGCCAGCCACGCCCCGGGAATCGGTTCCTGTTGAACGCAGTGAGCCGGATGCTGAGCGCCAGCGCCCGGAAGCAGTGATGCCGCCGGCGGAACCTGTGACACCGCAGGACGCGCCGTCAGAGACGCTGGACGCCGACCTCATGGCCGATTACCAGGACCGCCTGCGCGCGGCCATCGAACGTGAGAAGCGCTACCCGAGGCTGGCGGTTCGACAGCAACTGCAGGGCATCGCCCTGGTGGGCTTCCGGGTCCTGGGTGATGGCCGGATCGAAGCGATTCGCCTGATGGAATCCTCGGGGCACAACCTGCTGGACGAGGCAGCGCTCGCGGCGGTGCGCCAGGTGGGTCGCGCGCAGCCGTTGCCGGCGGGGGCGGGGCCGTTTCGGGATTTCGAGATCGCCTTGGAGTTCAAGCTCTTTTGA
- a CDS encoding Na/Pi cotransporter family protein has translation MTEPPDIAVYTLVAGFLGGLGLFLLGMTLMTDGLKLAGGKALQHILGTWTRTRTRALASGMGVTALVQSSSAVTVATIGFANAGLLTLGQAVWVIFGSNVGTTMTGWLVALLGFNIRIDAFSLPAIGIGALIYLFARSTRIKHLGMALAGFGLLFLGIDVLKNAFMGLSAAVDLGALARPGFLGLIIMVGIGALLTVLMQSSSASMAMALTAAMSGAVPLEASAAAVIGANLGTTVKAMLVVIGATANAKRVAAAHVIFNGLTALVALLILPWFLAFIAWVWGSTGEAPAPAMLLALFHTGFNLLGVALMIPVAPPMIRWLQGRFGSAEEDAARPRYLDNSSAGVPDLGLQALILEIDRLGDMSHRMARDALSDQPSSADALEAQRSVVERLLAAIGDFAAKVSRGHLPEKISDGVTEALRVARYHRDVATLAHDIAALRRLRERHDLPAMTELRRQWQNLAVRALDLARLEPDDPQRGDAAEAVAQVESEYARLKQALLREGTSGNIPIPEMERQLRIISMARRLVTQADKARRYGDHLDSQVGQTKPDQDAPPAPTQ, from the coding sequence ATGACCGAGCCCCCCGACATCGCCGTCTACACCCTGGTCGCCGGATTCCTCGGCGGCCTGGGCCTGTTTCTGCTCGGCATGACGCTCATGACCGACGGCCTGAAGCTGGCCGGCGGCAAGGCCCTGCAGCACATCCTCGGCACCTGGACCCGCACCCGCACCCGGGCGCTGGCCTCGGGCATGGGGGTCACCGCCCTGGTGCAGTCCTCCAGCGCCGTGACCGTGGCCACCATCGGTTTCGCCAACGCCGGCCTGCTCACCCTGGGCCAGGCGGTGTGGGTCATCTTCGGCTCCAACGTGGGCACTACCATGACGGGCTGGCTGGTGGCCCTGCTCGGCTTCAACATCCGCATCGATGCCTTCTCCCTGCCCGCCATCGGCATCGGTGCGCTGATCTACCTGTTCGCCCGCAGCACGCGCATCAAACACCTGGGCATGGCACTGGCCGGCTTCGGTCTGCTGTTCCTGGGCATCGACGTGCTCAAGAACGCCTTCATGGGCCTGAGTGCCGCCGTGGACCTGGGTGCACTGGCCCGCCCGGGTTTCCTCGGTCTCATCATCATGGTGGGTATCGGCGCCCTGCTCACGGTGCTGATGCAGAGTTCCTCCGCTTCCATGGCCATGGCGCTCACCGCCGCCATGAGCGGCGCCGTGCCCCTTGAGGCCTCCGCCGCCGCGGTGATCGGCGCGAACCTGGGCACCACGGTCAAGGCCATGCTGGTGGTGATCGGCGCCACCGCCAATGCCAAGCGCGTGGCCGCCGCCCACGTGATCTTCAACGGCCTGACCGCCCTCGTCGCACTGCTCATCCTGCCCTGGTTCCTGGCCTTCATCGCCTGGGTGTGGGGCAGCACCGGCGAGGCGCCGGCGCCGGCCATGCTGCTGGCCCTGTTCCACACCGGCTTCAACCTGCTGGGTGTGGCCCTGATGATCCCCGTCGCGCCGCCCATGATCCGCTGGCTGCAGGGACGTTTCGGTTCCGCAGAGGAAGACGCCGCGCGCCCCCGCTATCTGGACAACAGCAGTGCCGGCGTGCCGGACCTGGGTCTGCAGGCGCTCATCCTCGAGATCGATCGCCTGGGCGACATGAGCCATCGCATGGCCCGTGATGCCCTGTCCGACCAACCCTCCAGCGCGGACGCCCTGGAGGCCCAGCGATCGGTGGTGGAACGCCTGCTGGCGGCCATCGGCGATTTCGCGGCCAAGGTGTCACGGGGGCACCTGCCGGAGAAGATCTCTGACGGCGTTACCGAGGCTCTGAGGGTGGCGCGCTATCATCGTGACGTGGCCACACTCGCTCACGACATCGCGGCATTGCGCAGGCTGCGCGAACGCCATGACCTGCCCGCCATGACCGAACTGCGGCGGCAGTGGCAGAACCTCGCCGTGCGCGCCCTGGACCTGGCGCGCCTTGAACCGGACGACCCGCAGCGGGGCGATGCCGCCGAGGCCGTGGCCCAGGTGGAAAGCGAGTACGCCCGGCTCAAGCAGGCCCTGCTGCGGGAAGGCACCTCAGGCAACATCCCCATCCCCGAGATGGAACGCCAGTTGCGCATCATCAGCATGGCCCGCCGGCTGGTGACCCAGGCGGACAAGGCACGGCGCTACGGGGATCACCTGGATTCACAGGTGGGGCAGACGAAGCCGGATCAGGATGCCCCGCCGGCCCCGACCCAGTAA
- a CDS encoding methyl-accepting chemotaxis protein, producing the protein MFRKPSILRNLLLAFLGFGLVLGLLFPFFADLFVEWKPGMYGLFFAASIAAGLVMGGVNYLLVRVILLARLRRIAEVTHAISENDISLNCTMQSHDLIGELIDSFNRMAGNLRGMIRLISANSEQLAGSANRLVSIIGETGRDQGHQRDATTLVATAMNQMAATVREVAANTQGAAEAASTAAGEAQNGALTATEALGAIGNLNAGIQRAVGVIDKVRAENDRIRSVLDVIQGISEQTNLLALNAAIEAARAGEQGRGFAVVADEVRNLARRTQDSAREIQNMLSRLNDQVQAAVDVMGEANAKAAESEEKVEESAMALGEIAGAIKSIEQMNIQIATAAEQQTAVAEDINRNIIEINDAAERGVQSMHQAQESTGELNEVAGQLREIVGRFKLN; encoded by the coding sequence ATGTTTCGCAAACCCAGCATCCTGCGCAACCTGCTCCTGGCCTTTCTCGGCTTCGGCCTGGTCCTGGGGCTGCTGTTCCCGTTCTTCGCCGACCTGTTCGTGGAATGGAAGCCTGGCATGTACGGCCTGTTCTTCGCCGCCTCCATCGCGGCCGGCCTGGTCATGGGCGGGGTCAACTACCTGCTGGTGCGGGTGATCCTGCTGGCGCGCCTGCGGCGCATCGCCGAGGTGACCCATGCCATCAGCGAGAACGACATCTCCCTGAACTGCACCATGCAGAGCCACGACCTGATCGGCGAGCTGATCGACAGCTTCAACCGCATGGCCGGGAACCTGCGTGGCATGATCCGCCTGATCAGCGCCAACAGCGAGCAGCTGGCCGGCTCCGCCAATCGGCTGGTGAGCATCATCGGCGAGACCGGCCGCGACCAGGGTCATCAGCGTGACGCCACCACCCTGGTGGCCACCGCCATGAACCAGATGGCCGCCACGGTGCGCGAGGTGGCCGCCAACACCCAGGGCGCCGCCGAGGCGGCCTCCACCGCCGCCGGCGAGGCACAGAACGGCGCGCTGACCGCCACCGAGGCCCTGGGGGCCATCGGCAACCTCAACGCCGGCATCCAGCGGGCCGTGGGCGTGATCGACAAGGTGCGCGCGGAAAACGACCGCATCCGCTCGGTGCTGGACGTGATCCAGGGCATCAGCGAACAGACCAACCTGCTGGCACTGAACGCTGCCATCGAGGCGGCCCGCGCCGGCGAACAGGGCCGCGGCTTTGCCGTGGTGGCCGACGAGGTGCGCAACCTGGCCCGGCGGACCCAGGACTCCGCCCGTGAGATTCAGAACATGCTCAGCCGACTCAATGACCAGGTGCAGGCCGCCGTGGACGTGATGGGCGAGGCCAACGCAAAGGCCGCCGAGAGCGAGGAAAAGGTGGAGGAATCCGCCATGGCCCTGGGCGAGATCGCCGGTGCCATCAAGTCCATCGAGCAGATGAACATCCAGATCGCCACTGCCGCCGAACAACAGACCGCCGTGGCCGAGGACATCAACCGCAACATCATCGAGATCAACGACGCCGCCGAGCGCGGCGTGCAGTCCATGCACCAGGCCCAGGAATCCACCGGCGAACTCAACGAGGTGGCCGGCCAGCTGCGTGAGATCGTGGGGCGGTTCAAACTCAACTGA